Proteins from a genomic interval of Drosophila melanogaster chromosome 2R:
- the CG33655 gene encoding uncharacterized protein, isoform B yields the protein MSIVLDVIQQVVLQKAYDLTCEAAILALRKCGKLKIEDGKSKAKREKPLPPVKPISQEAVSPMKAPTIPEANTIPKYTGRDMPRKNFGSIDPPQCSCMRVCRDSYFS from the exons ATGTCCATCGTCCTTGATGTTATCCAACAAGTTGTGTTGCAGAAAGCTTACGATCTAACATGCGAGGCAGCCATTTTAGCCTTGAGAAAATGTGGCAAA CTGAAAATAGAGGATGGTAAATCGAAAGCAAAGCGTGAAAAGCCTCTACCTCCGGTCAAGCCTATTTCCCAGGAAGCGGTTTCACCAATGAAAGCTCCAACGATTCCCGAGGCTAACACCATTCCAAAATATACGGGACGGGACATGCCTCGAAAGAACTTTGGCTCCATCGATCCCCCCCAATGCTCCTGCATGCGTGTGTGCCGAGATAGTTACTTCTCTTAG
- the CG33655 gene encoding uncharacterized protein, isoform C has translation MSIVLDVIQQVVLQKAYDLTCEAAILALRKCGKVTENRGW, from the exons ATGTCCATCGTCCTTGATGTTATCCAACAAGTTGTGTTGCAGAAAGCTTACGATCTAACATGCGAGGCAGCCATTTTAGCCTTGAGAAAATGTGGCAAAGTGA CTGAAAATAGAGGATGGTAA
- the CG30394 gene encoding uncharacterized protein, isoform A, whose protein sequence is MLAHSAHVMTLANSIIGVGILAMPFCFQKCGILLSIVLLVLSNGITRVCCHYLIKTSLLTRRRSFEMLGLHAFGTSGKLLVELCIIGYLIGTCITYFVVVGDLGPQIIAKIFALDVADHLHLRSLVMVVVTVVCIVPLGMLRNVDSLSAVCTASIGFYVCLILKIVLEAQPHITANDWTEKVLYWEPAGVLQCLPIFSMALSCQMQLFEVFESINNQSLDKLNGIVRNATWICTFVYISVGFFGYVAFCTHTFSGNILVNLSTSFGSDIIKIGFVLSIAFSFPLVIFPCRASLYSLLYRKGHTESSSYIPEQRFRFITIFIVVFSLCVALVIPSVELIIGLVGSTIGVAICIMFPASSFRKIIKKESMERTLAQFVFVSGFLLMILGTYANLSAIDEKSSGPEFDMVAIGTPLYPDGQVPAVVGELPKHLAKESIDSEKNLLLKKLDVQNPDKLKQTVEDKVVDMPEVVQSASSDNPPLPPLPIDEVHVVPIDSKNSETDIKKLPVEAVEANPPEAKPLDVNLTVDKPKNNPPAVAASLPDKPKIGSSLLSASNTIDGAAIKKEEDVAAEEQKESKANADELLKTQKELKETKKLLAKTVGELNEELAKKNSFNQPPLELQKDEPLDTGAKFAEEPKKAEIKLKESQPVADEKKERRRQASLMDILTENTHLRDEKEAHAGVFEPLSYKTGELLRNSTVDKEALIKRLPIPLALMVNSTQPKSSNDSEIKKPNLEDNVEAIRRELLNLRSSADATEQPPARVKREASNDENCLRQPKLDEVNNNVAAAALSLNMESIGRDLKSIKDDDVEIVTENESYQASPNGTQTSLQT, encoded by the exons ATGTTGGCCCACTCCGCGCATGTAATGACGTTGGCCAACAGCATCATAGGCGTCGGCATCTTGGCCATGCCGTTCTGCTTCCAGAAGTGCGGCATCCTGTTATCCATCGTTCTTCTTGTGCTAAGCAATGGAATAACCCGGGTTTGCTGCCACTATCTTATTAAAACCTCGCTGCTGACACGTAGGAGGAGCTTCGAGATGCTCGGTCTCCATGCTTTCGGTACTTCCGGCAAGCTGCTGGTGGAGCTGTGCATCATTGGCTACCTGATTGGAACGTGCATCACGTATTTTGTGGTCGTGGGCGATCTGGGTCCGCAGATAATCGCCAAGATTTTCGCGCTGGACGTGGCAGATCACCTGCATCTGCGGAGTCTG GTCATGGTCGTAGTCACTGTGGTGTGCATAGTGCCCCTCGGCATGCTCCGCAATGTGGACAGCTTGTCCGCCGTTTGCACCGCGTCCATAGGTTTCTATGTCTGCCTAATTCTCAAGATCGTGTTGGAGGCCCAGCCACACATTACGGCCAACGACTGGACGGAAAAGGTGCTCTACTGGGAACCGGCGGGCGTACTCCAATGCCTACCCATCTTCAGCATGGCTCTCTCCTGCCAAAT GCAACTATTTGAGGTCTTTGAGAGCATTAACAACCAGAGTCTCGACAAATTAAACGGCATCGTCCGCAATGCCACTTGGATTTGTACTTTTGTTTACATATCTGTTGGTTTTTTCGGATATGTGGCGTTTTGTACGCACACCTTTTCGG GCAACATTCTGGTGAACTTATCGACCTCCTTTGGTAGCGATATCATTAAAATTGGCTTTGTGCTGTCAATTGCTTTTAGTTTCCCATTGGTAATCTTTCCCTGCAGAGCCAGTCTCTATTCGCTGCTATACAGAAAG GGTCATACGGAAAGCAGTAGCTACATACCTGAACAACGCTTTCGATTCATCACTATCTTCATCGTTGTCTTTTCGTTATGCGTGGCTTTGGTTATTCCCTCCGTGGAGCTTATAATTGGCTTGGTGGGTTCCACCATTGGCGTAGCCATTTGTATAATGTTCCCCGCATCCAGTTTTCGAAAAATCATCAAAAAGGAATCTATGGAACGTACGCTTGCCCAGTTTGTATTCGTAAGTGGATTTCTATTGATGATCCTGGGAACGTATGCGAACCTAAGTGCAATTGATGAAAAGAGCTCCGGCCCGGAGTTTGATATGGTTGCCATAGGCACCCCTCTGTATCCCGATGGCCAAGTGCCAGCTGTCGTCGGCGAGCTACCAAAACATTTGGCCAAAGAATCCATTGACAGTGAAAAGAACCTATTGTTAAAGAAACTGGATGTCCAAAATCCagacaaattaaaacaaaccGTTGAGGATAAAGTTGTTGATATGCCGGAGGTAGTGCAATCAGCTTCCTCCGACAACCCACCGTTGCCACCACTGCCCATCGATGAAGTCCATGTAGTTCCCATAGATAGTAAAAATTCTGAAACGGATATTAAAAAACTACCAGTAGAAGCCGTAGAAGCAAACCCACCAGAAGCCAAACCACTCGATGTCAACCTTACCGTGGATAAGCCCAAGAATAATccgcctgctgttgctgcatcGCTTCCAGATAAACCAAAAATTGGATCGAGCTTGTTATCAGCAAGCAATACAATTGATGGAGCGGCCATCAAGAAGGAGGAGGACGTGGCTGCCGAAGAGCAAAAGGAAAGTAAGGCTAATGCAGATGAGCTACTCAAAACCCAAAAGGAATTAAAGGAGACCAAAAAACTATTGGCGAAAACCGTTGGGGAGCTAAACGAAgagttggccaagaaaaattcatttaatcaGCCACCTTTGGAGTTACAGAAAGATGAGCCTTTGGATACTGGTGCGAAATTTGCCGAGGAACCGAAGAAGGCTGAAATTAAGCTTAAGGAGTCGCAGCCAGTTGCGGACGAAAAGAAGGAGAGAAGGCGGCAGGCATCGTTAATGGACATACTCACGGAAAATACACATTTGCGCGATGAAAAGGAGGCCCATGCCGGCGTTTTTGAACCTCTATCCTACAAAACCGGAGAGTTACTCAGGAATTCGACCGTAGATAAAGAAGCGCTTATCAAACGATTGCCCATTCCACTAGCCCTAATGGTGAATTCTACTCAGCCGAAATCATCGAATGACTCGGAGATCAAGAAACCCAACCTTGAAGACAATGTAGAGGCCATTCGCCGGGAGCTGCTCAATCTGCGAAGTTCGGCGGATGCGACAGAGCAGCCACCGGCAAGGGTTAAACGTGAGGCCTCAAACGACGAGAACTGCCTACGCCAGCCCAAGCTGGATGAAGTGAATAATAATGTGGCTGCAGCTGCCTTGAGCTTGAACATGGAAAGTATTGGACGCGATCTCAAATCCATCAAAGATGATGACGTCGAGATAGTTACTGAAAACGAATCCTACCAAGCGAGTCCAAATGGAACCCAAACTTCGCTGCAGACGTAA